A window of the Bombina bombina isolate aBomBom1 chromosome 3, aBomBom1.pri, whole genome shotgun sequence genome harbors these coding sequences:
- the LOC128652683 gene encoding odorant receptor 131-2-like, producing MENYTAINDPNSKSKAYTIVRPTLEFLMVLCLCFFLYFITGILKVFFSTARVRENARYILFAHMLFSDTIYLVLGLFLHFAATYLVLIPVPICYILVTVSSTTFKVTPYNLAVMALERYAAICFPLRHADLSNRQSAKVAIALIWVVGLLPNFVDFIFLSSSVDKSYFSLSLKCSRQQITITAAQSNIRFFTHTFTFSTVALIIIVTYIKIMMVALSIDSNKSASKAGKTVMLHAIQLMLCMLAFSYTLTEMYLGAYADYLPVMNFAFLMCLPRFLSPLIYGIRDEVFKNYINKFLLCNALKINSSVNSTEHAH from the coding sequence ATGGAGAATTATACCGCAATCAATGATCCCAACAGCAAAAGCAAAGCGTATACCATTGTACGGCCAACACTTGAGTTCTTAATGGTCCTATGCTTGTGTTTTTTCTTGTATTTCATCACAGGTATATTGAAGGTCTTCTTCAGCACAGCCCGTGTCAGAGAGAATGCTCGTTACATCCTTTTTGCCCACATGCTTTTCAGTGATACAATATATCTTGTCCTAGGACTTTTTTTGCATTTTGCTGCCACATACCTGGTATTAATTCCTGTGCCAATATGCTACATTCTGGTCACTGTGTCTTCAACCACCTTTAAGGTCACTCCATACAATCTGGCAGTAATGGCTCTCGAGCGCTATGCAGCTATTTGCTTTCCACTGCGACACGCAGACCTTAGTAACAGACAAAGTGCTAAAGTGGCCATTGCGCTCATTTGGGTTGTAGGACTCCTACCTAATTTTGTTGACTTTATTTTTTTAAGCTCCTCTGTAGACAAAAGCTATTTCTCCCTTTCATTGAAATGTTCCCGACAACAAATAACAATTACTGCAGCTCAAAGCAATATACGTTTCTTCACTCATACCTTCACCTTTTCTACAGTGGCATTGATAATTATTGTCACTTACATAAAAATCATGATGGTTGCTTTAAGCATTGACTCTAACAAGTCTGCATCCAAGGCTGGGAAAACCGTGATGTTGCATGCAATCCAGCTCATGTTATGTATGCTTGCTTTCAGTTATACGCTTACAGAAATGTATCTCGGAGCGTATGCTGATTACTTACCTGTAATGAACTTTGCGTTCTTGATGTGTCTACCAAGGTTTCTTAGTCCTTTAATTTATGGCATAAGGGATGAAGTGTTTAAAAATTATATCAATAAGTTTTTACTCTGCAATGCATTAAAGATAAACTCAAGTGTAAATAGTACTGAGCATGCACAttag